Within the Miscanthus floridulus cultivar M001 chromosome 2, ASM1932011v1, whole genome shotgun sequence genome, the region tctcggattggtcccatgttggtcatggccgagaccttctctgggttggcctcgatgctgcgctctgagactatgaatcccaagtgcatgccttgggggaccccgaagacacacttctcagggttgagcttgatgcccttctctctaaggcatttgaaggccacctccaagtcatcgacgagatcgcTGGCCttcttggacttgaccacgatgccgtccacataggcctcaatggttcgcccgatgtgctcactgaagacctaggtcatgcaccattggtatgtggcccctgtgtttctaaggccgaacggcatagtcacatagcagtacattccgaatggggtgatgaaagaagtcgtgagctggtcagattctttcatcttgatttgatggtaatcagaatacgcatcaaggaaagatagggtttcacatcccacagtggagtcgatgatttggtcaattcgaggtaatgggaatggaacttttggacatgctttattcaaaccgatgtagtctacacacattctccacttcccatttttcttcttaactaatataggattagctaaccactctgggtgggacacttccttgatgaatctagccgccaacagcttctgcacctcctcgccgatggccctgcgcttttcctcgtcgaatcgtcATAGGCGTTGTTTCACTGGTCTGGAGCCAgctcggatgtccaaggcgtgctcggtgacctccctcggtatgcccggcatgttcgAGGGACTCCACACGAATATATCGGCATTCgcatggagaaagtcgatgagcatggcttcctatttgctgcCGAGGGTGACACCaatcctcagcatccggtcgttggagcaggtggggtcgaccaggatgagcttgatggcctctacaGGCTTGAAAGTCCTGGCATGACGCTTGGTGTCAGGTGCCTTGCTACAAAGCCGgtcgaggttgatgatgagggtcttggcctccacgAGGGCCTCGGCGTACTTGATGCATTCGActtcgtagtcgtatgcatgctcgtatgtggactcgatagtgatgacgccgttggggcccagcatcttgagcttgaggtaggtgttgttggggatcaccataaacttggcgtagcacgggcgccccaggatggcgtggtaggtcccctTGAACCAAACCACCTCGAAGctgaggacctccttgcgatagttggagggagtgccgaagcagacgggcaagtcAATGCGTCCAAGGGGTCGCGTGTGCTTCCCTGGCATAATGCCGTGGAAGGGCGTGGCATCGCCTCAGAGCCATGACtagtcgagctctaggagctctagggtgttggcgtagaggatgttgaggccgctgtctccgtccatcaacaccttggtgagccgggtgttgccaatgatcgggtcaaTGATGAGTGGGTACTGCttggggtttgggacataatcggggtggtcatcccgatcaaaggtgattgcctcctgagaccagtcgagataccggggagtggccaccttaaccgaaaAGACCTCCTGGCGTTCCTTCTTTTGCTGGCACGCTGTGAGGCACACTgaagg harbors:
- the LOC136536822 gene encoding uncharacterized protein, with protein sequence MPGKHTRPLGRIDLPVCFGTPSNYRKEVLSFEVVWFKGTYHAILGRPCYAKFMVIPNNTYLKLKMLGPNGVITIESTYEHAYDYEVECIKYAEALVEAKTLIINLDRLCSKAPDTKRHARTFKPVEAIKLILVDPTCSNDRMLRIGVTLGSK